A genome region from Paracoccus stylophorae includes the following:
- a CDS encoding PaaI family thioesterase: protein MSANDDESQEQQDRARITQQFIDAIPHARALGMRVDELGPARAVISMPWAAHLVGDPRREVVHGGVVSALMDTCCGAAVIMHPAAPRSTATIDLRIDYMRSAAPRQRITARAECYHMTRSVAFLRAVAMDEDGDNPVATATGTFTAER from the coding sequence ATGTCCGCCAACGACGACGAGTCACAGGAACAGCAGGACCGCGCGCGCATCACGCAGCAGTTCATCGACGCGATCCCGCATGCGCGCGCCCTGGGGATGCGGGTGGACGAGTTGGGGCCGGCGCGGGCGGTGATCAGCATGCCCTGGGCCGCGCATCTGGTGGGCGATCCGCGCCGCGAGGTGGTGCATGGCGGCGTCGTCTCGGCGCTGATGGATACGTGCTGCGGGGCGGCGGTGATCATGCATCCGGCGGCGCCCCGTTCGACGGCGACGATAGATCTGCGCATCGACTATATGCGGTCGGCCGCGCCGCGACAGCGGATCACGGCGCGGGCCGAATGCTATCACATGACGCGCAGCGTGGCGTTCCTGCGGGCGGTCGCGATGGACGAGGATGGCGACAACCCCGTCGCCACCGCCACCGGCACCTTCACGGCCGAGAGGTGA
- a CDS encoding acyl-CoA dehydrogenase C-terminal domain-containing protein: MHSYSPPVRDLQFVLQDLLNIPDSGLPGHADLDPDFTEAILEAAGKLASEVMAPLNGVGDRQGCRLENGIVRTPDGFAQAFDAMRQGGWTALDCDPDYGGQGLPYVIGSATAEMFSTANMAFAMYPGLTHGAYSAIHAHGTETQKQTYLPRLVSCEWTGTMNLTEPHCGTDLGLLRTKAEPQDDGSYLITGQKIFISAGDHDMAENVIHLVLAKAPGGGEGTRGISLFIVPKFLVNEDGSPGERNNVSVGSLEDKMGIHGNATCVMNYDAAKGWLLGDLHKGMRAMFTMMNEARLGVAMQGYACAEAAYQNAAIYARERLQGRAATGTENPSGPADPLIVHPDIRRSLMDQRSFVEGARALVLWCAHLIDRGHQGDAEAEGLVSLLTPVAKGFLTDQGFAATVQAQQVFGGHGYIEEHGMSQLVRDARIAMIYEGANGIQALDLVARKLPQDGGRHVMEFFSQVKSFCQDHAGTPTLADDFVAPLKAASKDLQTAATFFMERGMKNPNDALAGSHDFMHLFGHVALGFMWARMAAAAQQALEAGQGDADFLKAKLITGRYYMQRQLPITATHLARIQSGAQPVMALEAEAF; this comes from the coding sequence ATGCACAGCTATTCCCCCCCCGTTCGCGATCTGCAATTCGTGTTGCAGGATCTTCTGAACATCCCGGACTCGGGCCTGCCCGGCCACGCGGATCTGGACCCCGATTTCACCGAAGCCATCCTTGAGGCCGCGGGCAAGCTGGCCAGCGAGGTAATGGCGCCGCTGAACGGCGTCGGCGACCGGCAGGGCTGCCGGCTGGAGAACGGGATCGTGCGCACGCCGGACGGTTTCGCGCAGGCGTTCGACGCCATGCGGCAGGGCGGCTGGACCGCGCTGGACTGCGACCCCGATTATGGCGGGCAGGGGCTGCCCTATGTCATCGGTTCGGCCACGGCCGAGATGTTCTCGACCGCGAACATGGCCTTCGCGATGTATCCGGGCCTGACGCATGGCGCCTATTCGGCGATTCACGCGCATGGCACGGAGACGCAGAAGCAGACCTATCTGCCCCGGCTGGTCAGCTGCGAATGGACCGGCACGATGAACTTGACCGAACCCCATTGCGGCACCGATCTGGGCCTGCTGCGCACCAAGGCCGAACCCCAGGACGACGGCAGCTATCTGATCACCGGGCAGAAGATCTTCATCTCGGCCGGCGATCACGACATGGCCGAGAACGTCATCCATCTGGTGCTGGCCAAGGCGCCGGGCGGCGGCGAGGGAACGCGCGGCATCTCGCTGTTCATCGTGCCCAAGTTTCTGGTGAACGAGGACGGATCGCCGGGCGAGCGGAACAATGTCAGCGTCGGCAGCCTGGAAGACAAGATGGGCATCCACGGCAACGCCACCTGCGTGATGAACTATGACGCCGCCAAAGGCTGGCTGCTGGGCGATCTGCACAAGGGCATGCGGGCGATGTTCACGATGATGAACGAGGCCCGTCTTGGCGTGGCGATGCAGGGCTATGCCTGCGCCGAAGCGGCCTACCAGAACGCCGCGATCTATGCCCGCGAACGGTTGCAGGGCCGCGCGGCCACCGGCACCGAAAACCCGTCGGGACCGGCCGATCCGCTGATCGTTCACCCCGACATCCGCCGCAGCCTGATGGATCAGCGGTCGTTCGTCGAAGGTGCGCGGGCGCTGGTTCTGTGGTGCGCGCATCTGATCGACCGCGGCCATCAGGGCGACGCCGAGGCCGAGGGGCTGGTGTCGCTGCTGACGCCGGTCGCCAAGGGGTTCCTGACCGATCAGGGCTTTGCCGCGACGGTGCAGGCCCAGCAGGTCTTCGGCGGCCACGGCTATATCGAGGAACACGGCATGAGCCAGCTGGTCCGCGACGCCCGGATCGCGATGATCTATGAGGGCGCGAACGGCATCCAGGCCCTGGATCTGGTGGCGCGCAAGCTGCCGCAGGACGGCGGCCGGCACGTGATGGAGTTCTTCAGCCAGGTCAAGTCGTTCTGTCAGGATCATGCCGGCACCCCGACGCTGGCCGACGATTTCGTGGCCCCGCTGAAAGCCGCGTCGAAGGATCTGCAGACCGCCGCGACTTTCTTCATGGAACGCGGCATGAAGAACCCCAACGATGCGCTGGCCGGGTCCCATGATTTCATGCATCTGTTCGGCCATGTCGCGCTGGGCTTCATGTGGGCGCGGATGGCCGCCGCCGCGCAACAGGCGCTGGAGGCGGGCCAGGGCGACGCAGACTTCCTTAAGGCGAAGCTGATCACCGGACGTTACTACATGCAGCGGCAGTTGCCGATCACGGCCACGCATCTGGCCCGCATCCAGTCCGGCGCACAGCCCGTCATGGCGCTGGAGGCCGAGGCATTCTGA
- a CDS encoding acetyl-CoA C-acetyltransferase, translating into MTDAFIYDAARTPRGKGRPDGSLHEVTSLALSARLLNAVKDRNGLEGHAVEDVIWGNVTQVKEQGGCLARSAVLASDLDESIPGLSINRFCASGMEAVNLAANQIRGGAGQAYIAGGVEMMGRVPMGSDGAAIAVDPGLAMKSYFVPQGISADIIATEYGFDRDQADALAVESQRRAAQAWQEGRFDKSIVPVLDQNGLTILDRDEYMRPGTTAEDLAKLKPAFKEMGETMPGFDKVAMLKYPHLDRIDHIHHAGNSSGIVDGAAAVLVGNAEFGRAHGLKPRARIRATAKIGTDPTIMLTGPVPVTEKILRDSGMSIGDIDLFEVNEAFASVVLRFMQAFQVDPARVNVNGGAIAMGHPLGATGAIIIGTLLDELERQDKNVGLATLCIASGMGAATIIERV; encoded by the coding sequence ATGACCGACGCATTCATCTATGACGCCGCCCGCACGCCGCGCGGCAAGGGCCGGCCCGATGGCAGCCTGCACGAGGTCACCTCGCTGGCGCTGTCCGCGCGCCTGCTGAACGCGGTGAAGGACCGCAACGGGCTTGAGGGCCACGCCGTCGAGGACGTGATCTGGGGCAATGTCACGCAGGTCAAGGAACAGGGCGGCTGTCTGGCGCGCAGCGCGGTGCTGGCCTCGGATCTGGACGAATCGATCCCCGGCCTGTCGATCAACCGTTTCTGCGCATCTGGGATGGAGGCGGTGAACCTCGCCGCCAACCAGATCCGGGGCGGCGCGGGCCAGGCCTATATCGCCGGCGGCGTCGAGATGATGGGCCGGGTGCCCATGGGCAGCGACGGCGCGGCCATCGCGGTCGATCCCGGCCTGGCGATGAAATCCTATTTCGTGCCGCAGGGGATCAGCGCCGACATCATCGCCACCGAATACGGCTTCGACCGGGATCAGGCCGACGCGCTGGCGGTCGAATCGCAGCGCCGCGCGGCGCAGGCGTGGCAGGAAGGCCGATTTGACAAATCCATCGTGCCGGTGCTGGACCAGAACGGCCTGACCATCCTGGACCGCGACGAATACATGCGCCCCGGCACCACGGCCGAGGATCTGGCCAAGCTGAAACCGGCCTTCAAGGAGATGGGCGAAACCATGCCCGGCTTCGACAAGGTGGCGATGCTGAAATATCCGCATCTGGACCGCATCGACCATATCCACCATGCCGGCAACTCGTCGGGGATCGTGGACGGCGCGGCGGCGGTGCTGGTCGGCAACGCCGAATTCGGACGCGCGCACGGGCTGAAACCGCGCGCCCGCATCCGCGCCACCGCCAAGATCGGCACCGATCCGACGATCATGCTGACCGGCCCGGTCCCGGTGACGGAAAAGATCCTGCGCGATTCCGGCATGTCCATCGGCGATATCGACCTGTTCGAGGTGAACGAGGCTTTCGCCAGCGTCGTGCTGCGCTTCATGCAGGCGTTTCAGGTCGATCCGGCGCGCGTCAACGTCAACGGCGGCGCCATCGCCATGGGCCATCCGCTTGGCGCGACGGGCGCGATCATCATCGGCACGCTGCTGGACGAGCTGGAGCGGCAGGACAAGAACGTGGGTCTGGCGACCCTGTGCATCGCGTCCGGCATGGGCGCGGCCACCATCATCGAACGCGTGTGA
- a CDS encoding 3-hydroxyacyl-CoA dehydrogenase NAD-binding domain-containing protein, with amino-acid sequence MTDFTMEKDADGVAIITWDVPGKSMNVLSMQGADTLDALIDDALADAAVKGIVITSGKADFAAGMDLNVIAGMKEDGGAQGVFDGVMRLHHLLRKIELAGMDRKTKKGGKPVAAALPGTALGIGLELPLATHRIFAADNPKARIGLPEIMVGIFPGAGGTTRLSRKLGAMAAAPFLLEGKLSDPKKAKSAGLIDEVVDDPLAAAKEWVLAAEDADLVKPWDAKGYKMPGGEPFHPAGFMTFVGASAMVHGKTMGVYPAARALLSAVYEGAMVPFDQALRIEARWFTNVLMNPSSGAMIRSLFINKEALEKGANRPDQPDQKVTKLGILGAGMMGAGIAHVSAMAGIKVVLIDATQESADKGKSYSEGLLDKAISRRKSTEEKKAEVLGRITATTDYAALDGCDLVVEAVFEDPQIKADVTKKAEAVIGTDAIFATNTSTLPISDLARASARPDQFIGIHFFSPVDKMALVEIIKGRETGPRAVAKALDFVRQMRKTPIVVNDARFFYANRCIIPYINEGVRMVAEGVNPVLVENAAKMMGMPLGPLQLVDETSIDLGVKIAKATRAAMGEAYPDGAVDEVLFWMADEGRLGRKSNAGFYAYDDKGKRQGVWQGLADRYPRSDDQPDLTEVQHRLMFAQTLEAVRALEEGVLEDIREGDVGAILGWGFAPWSGGPFSWLDMMGAARAVEICEGLTERHGDRFAAPDLLRQMARDGDRFYDRFGSRAQAA; translated from the coding sequence ATGACCGATTTCACGATGGAAAAAGACGCCGACGGCGTCGCGATCATCACCTGGGACGTGCCCGGCAAGTCCATGAACGTGCTGTCGATGCAGGGCGCCGACACGCTGGACGCGCTGATCGACGACGCGCTGGCCGATGCGGCGGTGAAGGGCATCGTCATCACCAGCGGCAAGGCGGATTTCGCCGCCGGGATGGACCTGAACGTCATCGCCGGCATGAAAGAGGATGGCGGCGCGCAGGGCGTCTTTGACGGCGTGATGCGGCTGCACCACCTGCTGCGCAAGATCGAACTGGCCGGCATGGACCGCAAGACGAAGAAGGGCGGCAAGCCCGTCGCCGCCGCCCTGCCCGGCACCGCGCTTGGGATCGGGCTGGAACTGCCGCTTGCCACGCATCGCATCTTTGCCGCCGACAACCCCAAGGCCCGGATCGGCCTGCCCGAGATCATGGTCGGCATCTTTCCGGGCGCGGGCGGCACCACGCGCCTGTCGCGCAAGCTGGGCGCGATGGCCGCCGCCCCCTTCCTGCTGGAAGGCAAGCTGTCCGATCCGAAAAAGGCCAAGTCTGCCGGGCTGATCGACGAGGTGGTCGACGATCCGCTGGCTGCCGCGAAGGAATGGGTTCTGGCCGCGGAAGACGCCGATCTGGTCAAGCCGTGGGACGCCAAGGGCTACAAGATGCCCGGAGGAGAGCCGTTTCATCCCGCGGGCTTCATGACCTTCGTCGGTGCCTCGGCGATGGTGCATGGCAAGACCATGGGCGTCTATCCCGCCGCCCGTGCGCTGCTGTCGGCGGTCTATGAGGGCGCGATGGTGCCCTTCGATCAGGCGCTGAGGATCGAAGCGCGCTGGTTCACCAACGTGCTGATGAACCCGTCCTCGGGCGCCATGATCCGCTCGCTGTTCATCAACAAGGAGGCGCTGGAAAAGGGCGCGAACCGTCCCGACCAGCCCGATCAGAAGGTGACGAAGCTTGGCATTCTGGGCGCCGGCATGATGGGGGCGGGCATCGCCCATGTCAGCGCGATGGCGGGCATCAAGGTGGTGCTGATCGACGCGACACAGGAAAGCGCCGACAAGGGAAAATCCTACTCCGAGGGGCTGCTGGACAAGGCCATCAGCCGCAGGAAATCGACCGAGGAGAAGAAGGCCGAGGTTCTGGGCCGCATCACCGCGACGACCGATTACGCCGCGCTGGACGGCTGCGATCTGGTGGTCGAGGCGGTGTTCGAGGACCCGCAGATCAAGGCCGACGTGACGAAAAAGGCCGAAGCCGTGATCGGCACCGACGCGATCTTCGCCACCAACACCTCGACCCTGCCGATCAGCGATCTGGCCCGCGCCAGCGCCCGGCCCGACCAGTTCATCGGCATCCATTTCTTCTCGCCCGTGGACAAGATGGCCCTGGTCGAGATCATCAAGGGCCGCGAGACCGGCCCCCGCGCCGTCGCCAAGGCGCTGGATTTCGTGCGCCAGATGCGCAAGACGCCGATCGTGGTGAACGATGCCCGCTTCTTCTACGCCAATCGCTGCATCATTCCCTATATCAACGAAGGCGTGCGGATGGTGGCCGAGGGTGTGAACCCGGTGCTGGTCGAAAACGCCGCGAAGATGATGGGCATGCCGCTTGGCCCGCTGCAACTGGTCGATGAGACCAGCATCGATCTGGGCGTGAAGATCGCCAAGGCGACGCGCGCGGCGATGGGCGAGGCATATCCCGACGGCGCCGTGGACGAGGTGCTGTTCTGGATGGCCGATGAGGGGCGGCTGGGCCGCAAGTCGAATGCGGGCTTTTACGCCTATGACGACAAGGGCAAGCGCCAGGGAGTGTGGCAGGGGCTGGCCGATCGCTATCCCCGTTCCGACGATCAGCCCGACCTGACCGAGGTGCAGCACCGGCTGATGTTCGCGCAGACGCTGGAGGCGGTGCGCGCGCTGGAGGAAGGCGTGCTGGAGGATATCCGCGAAGGCGATGTCGGCGCGATCCTGGGCTGGGGCTTCGCACCGTGGAGCGGGGGGCCGTTCAGCTGGCTGGACATGATGGGCGCCGCCCGCGCGGTCGAGATCTGCGAGGGTCTGACCGAACGCCACGGCGACCGGTTCGCTGCCCCCGACCTGCTGCGCCAGATGGCCCGCGACGGCGACCGCTTCTATGACCGCTTCGGGTCGCGCGCGCAGGCCGCCTGA
- a CDS encoding MerR family transcriptional regulator: protein MPDELMTIRQMCETFGVTPRTLRFYEARELIFPERRGQHRLYDRRDRARLTLILRGKRFGFSLEQMRQLLEIYEPGGTNRTQIAATVAVGRERLADMERQHAELSEAIAELKTQIVDAEARLAALPDDDTSTG, encoded by the coding sequence ATGCCCGACGAATTGATGACAATTCGCCAGATGTGCGAGACCTTCGGCGTCACCCCGCGCACGCTGCGTTTCTACGAGGCGCGCGAACTGATCTTTCCCGAACGCCGCGGCCAGCACCGGCTTTACGACCGGCGCGACCGGGCCCGGCTGACGCTGATCCTGCGCGGCAAGCGTTTCGGGTTCAGCCTGGAACAGATGCGCCAGCTGCTTGAGATCTATGAGCCCGGCGGCACGAATCGCACCCAGATCGCGGCCACCGTGGCCGTCGGCCGCGAAAGGCTGGCGGACATGGAACGCCAGCATGCCGAACTGAGCGAGGCGATCGCAGAACTGAAGACCCAGATCGTCGATGCCGAGGCGCGGCTTGCCGCCCTGCCCGACGACGACACGTCCACAGGATAA
- a CDS encoding MerR family transcriptional regulator, with translation MSDEQLVSFKEMCARFDVTPRTLRYYEYIELLSPHRDGRARFYRPRDVARMTLILRGRRFGFSLEEIRQWLMIYEEKGSREQHEVWLALADRQLKVLDDQIADLQAARADLESLRDRTAQAVQDRD, from the coding sequence ATGTCCGACGAACAGCTTGTCAGCTTCAAGGAGATGTGCGCGCGCTTCGATGTCACCCCGCGCACGCTGCGGTATTACGAGTATATCGAACTGCTCAGCCCGCACCGCGACGGGCGCGCGCGGTTCTATCGCCCCCGCGACGTCGCGCGCATGACGCTGATCCTGCGCGGCCGCCGCTTTGGCTTTTCGCTGGAAGAGATCCGGCAATGGCTGATGATCTATGAGGAAAAGGGCAGCCGCGAACAGCACGAGGTCTGGCTGGCCCTGGCGGACCGGCAGCTGAAGGTGCTGGACGACCAGATCGCGGATCTGCAGGCGGCCCGCGCCGATCTGGAATCCCTGCGCGACCGGACCGCGCAGGCGGTGCAGGACCGCGACTGA
- a CDS encoding glutathione S-transferase family protein has translation MTAELWCFGESGNAYKPALTMELAGYDWSPVYVDFFGGETRGSAFRALNAMGEVPVFREGDLTLTQSAVIQMHVAERTGRFLGADRNQTLRWLMFDNHKLSGQAGPLRFMMNFLPPEKRPQGGIDYLAGRVRAAYKILDGHLADRDWVADRAPTIADFACCGYLFYPEPFGFDRADWPNIDRWLDGIAALPGWKHPYDLMPGKPSDRAPKEDQ, from the coding sequence ATGACCGCAGAACTTTGGTGTTTCGGGGAATCGGGCAACGCTTACAAGCCCGCGCTGACGATGGAACTGGCAGGCTATGACTGGTCGCCCGTCTATGTCGATTTCTTCGGCGGCGAGACGCGCGGGTCGGCGTTTCGCGCGCTGAACGCGATGGGCGAGGTTCCGGTGTTTCGCGAGGGCGATCTGACGCTGACCCAGTCGGCGGTGATCCAGATGCATGTCGCGGAACGCACGGGGCGGTTTCTGGGTGCCGACCGGAACCAGACGCTGCGCTGGCTGATGTTCGACAATCACAAGCTGTCGGGTCAGGCCGGGCCGCTGCGCTTCATGATGAATTTCCTGCCCCCCGAAAAGCGTCCGCAGGGCGGCATCGACTATCTGGCCGGCCGGGTCAGGGCGGCTTACAAGATCCTCGACGGCCATCTGGCGGATCGCGACTGGGTCGCCGACCGCGCGCCCACGATCGCGGATTTCGCCTGCTGCGGCTATCTTTTCTATCCCGAGCCGTTCGGCTTCGACCGCGCCGACTGGCCCAATATCGACCGCTGGCTGGACGGCATCGCCGCCCTGCCCGGCTGGAAACATCCCTATGACCTGATGCCCGGCAAACCCTCCGACCGGGCGCCGAAGGAGGATCAATGA